In one window of Rhodospirillaceae bacterium DNA:
- a CDS encoding RraA family protein, producing MTEDHLSAAELAALQAFDTPTICNALELVTPERRGFGYTTSPLVVAHPDLPPMVGYARTATIRAKEVSPLKPEASAQIRLDYYKHMEGGSEPGICVIEDIDDEPGYGAHWGEVQTNIHKGLGCLGVVTNGSVRDIPDSAPGFQMLAGEIGPSHAFVYVVDYGLEVTVAGMTVRPGDLIHADIHGAVVIPSDDVARKIPAAVDLISRREAVLIGAAQADGFNFDKLAEAIKDSGEIH from the coding sequence ATGACTGAAGACCATTTATCCGCTGCCGAATTGGCGGCGTTGCAGGCATTTGATACGCCGACGATTTGTAATGCGCTTGAACTTGTGACGCCTGAACGGCGCGGGTTCGGTTATACCACGAGCCCGCTCGTAGTGGCGCATCCTGATTTACCGCCGATGGTTGGGTATGCCCGGACTGCGACGATCCGAGCCAAGGAAGTTTCTCCTCTAAAACCCGAGGCCTCCGCTCAAATACGGCTTGATTACTACAAGCACATGGAAGGCGGGTCAGAGCCTGGGATTTGCGTAATCGAGGATATCGATGATGAGCCGGGTTACGGTGCCCATTGGGGTGAGGTTCAGACGAACATCCATAAAGGGCTTGGATGCCTTGGCGTTGTCACCAATGGCAGTGTGCGCGATATTCCCGATAGTGCGCCGGGATTTCAAATGCTGGCGGGCGAAATCGGGCCGTCACACGCGTTTGTTTATGTCGTTGATTATGGATTGGAAGTGACGGTTGCGGGAATGACTGTTCGTCCGGGGGATCTCATTCACGCAGACATACACGGTGCTGTGGTGATTCCGTCCGACGATGTTGCGCGGAAAATCCCAGCAGCTGTGGACTTAATCTCCCGGCGGGAAGCGGTTTTGATCGGGGCCGCGCAAGCCGATGGCTTTAACTTCGATAAGCTAGCTGAAGCAATTAAGGATTCAGGCGAAATTCACTAA
- a CDS encoding AzlC family ABC transporter permease, producing MATSSDPILDFGSPQRAFWGGAWEGLGIPAFVLFISYVGFGVLIREMELPIWFGLLSTFSAWALPGQIALVELSTVGASMLVIFLAVFLTNARLLPMVAVFIPYIRGQGTASWKYYGAAFWIAVTAWLLCMKRCPDLPENQRLSFFVGFSSLVWSGSIVGTAVGYMVPDLVPKSVTLGLVFINPIYFLVMFAGNLANRAWAYALGIGGVLGPALHLVSPDWGLLITGLVAGTAAYFIDQLVRARNG from the coding sequence ATGGCAACGTCATCTGATCCTATTCTAGATTTTGGATCTCCCCAGCGCGCCTTTTGGGGCGGCGCATGGGAGGGATTGGGCATACCCGCATTCGTGTTGTTTATCAGTTATGTCGGCTTCGGTGTTCTGATCAGGGAAATGGAACTGCCAATATGGTTCGGACTGCTCTCCACATTTAGTGCCTGGGCTTTGCCCGGACAGATCGCCTTGGTTGAATTATCGACGGTCGGCGCGTCGATGTTGGTTATATTTCTCGCAGTATTTCTGACCAACGCACGACTGTTGCCCATGGTCGCCGTCTTTATTCCCTATATAAGGGGCCAGGGAACGGCATCGTGGAAGTACTACGGCGCGGCGTTCTGGATTGCTGTGACAGCTTGGCTTCTGTGTATGAAAAGGTGTCCGGATTTACCCGAAAACCAGCGACTTTCATTCTTTGTAGGTTTCTCGAGCTTAGTATGGAGTGGCTCAATTGTCGGAACTGCTGTGGGGTATATGGTGCCTGACCTTGTCCCCAAATCTGTAACATTGGGGCTTGTTTTCATTAACCCGATATATTTTTTAGTTATGTTTGCCGGGAATCTTGCCAACAGGGCTTGGGCGTATGCGTTGGGAATTGGTGGTGTGTTGGGTCCAGCTTTACATCTCGTGTCACCTGATTGGGGACTGTTAATTACAGGGCTGGTGGCGGGTACCGCCGCGTATTTCATCGATCAATTGGTGAGGGCGCGCAATGGATAA
- a CDS encoding AzlD domain-containing protein produces MDNSILLLYILLVGALATYLPRGMGVFISGRIQPNGPLFNWFGCVAYGLLAGLVARMIVLPIGPLEETSLGLRVLSAALAVAVFYLSRKNVLLSIISGIGLLSLGIWLG; encoded by the coding sequence ATGGATAATAGCATTTTGTTGCTCTACATTTTATTAGTTGGGGCATTGGCGACCTATCTCCCGCGCGGTATGGGAGTGTTTATTTCTGGGCGAATTCAGCCAAATGGGCCGCTATTCAACTGGTTTGGCTGCGTGGCCTATGGCTTGTTGGCAGGCTTGGTAGCCCGCATGATCGTGCTTCCCATTGGTCCTTTAGAAGAAACGTCCCTGGGGCTGCGGGTGTTATCAGCGGCCTTGGCTGTGGCGGTATTTTACCTGTCCCGTAAGAATGTTTTGCTGAGTATTATCTCTGGAATAGGCCTTTTATCGTTGGGAATTTGGCTCGGATAA
- a CDS encoding amino acid ABC transporter substrate-binding protein — MSNYSKFTGALFAGVAATAMMVGGSAEAKVEGDTITLGSAISATGKYSTNGIHAMNGYNLAVQVINKTGGVKVGGKSYKLKIKYYDDESTPARGAQLAERLIKQDEIQFMLGPYSSGLTKAIAPVSEKYKIPMVEAEGASRSLFTQGYKYLFAVLSTSEQYLASSIALAAEIAKKNGKKPGSVKVAMAFENDPFSLDVRAGVVDDIKKHGLKIVIDDKLPRDLSDMTATLTKVRALKPDLLLVSGHSKGAATAARQIKELKIKVPMIAMTHCESAKVISKFGASTNGFLCPTQWAETLSYSGKAFGTAAKYDALYKKSFKGYKNVPYQAAQASAAVLVWKDAFERANSFDREKIRVALTKTDMKTFYGGIRFSKVGNNVAKPMVLRQIQNGKLNVVAPSKWASHKVMHPRK; from the coding sequence ATGTCTAACTATTCGAAATTCACGGGCGCTCTGTTTGCCGGTGTCGCTGCGACAGCGATGATGGTAGGTGGTTCGGCCGAAGCTAAGGTAGAAGGCGACACAATCACTCTTGGTTCCGCCATTTCTGCTACGGGAAAATATTCGACCAATGGCATCCACGCGATGAACGGTTACAACTTGGCTGTCCAGGTTATTAATAAGACTGGCGGCGTTAAGGTTGGCGGTAAGTCGTACAAGCTTAAGATCAAATATTATGACGATGAATCCACGCCTGCTCGTGGCGCGCAGCTTGCTGAGCGTTTGATCAAGCAGGACGAAATTCAATTTATGCTTGGGCCCTATAGTTCTGGTCTGACCAAGGCCATCGCGCCGGTCAGTGAGAAATATAAGATTCCTATGGTTGAAGCTGAAGGCGCCTCTCGGTCGCTGTTCACGCAAGGCTATAAGTATCTATTCGCTGTGTTGTCCACGTCTGAACAGTATCTCGCTAGCTCAATCGCGTTGGCGGCTGAAATTGCTAAAAAGAACGGCAAAAAGCCTGGCAGCGTCAAAGTCGCCATGGCATTTGAGAACGATCCGTTCTCGCTTGACGTTCGTGCCGGTGTTGTTGATGACATCAAAAAGCATGGCTTGAAAATCGTCATCGACGACAAACTGCCACGCGATCTGTCTGATATGACTGCGACATTGACCAAGGTTCGTGCCTTGAAGCCTGACCTTCTTTTGGTCTCTGGCCACTCTAAGGGTGCGGCAACTGCAGCTCGTCAAATCAAGGAACTCAAGATTAAAGTTCCGATGATTGCGATGACGCACTGTGAATCTGCCAAAGTCATCTCGAAGTTTGGTGCCTCAACCAACGGCTTCCTGTGCCCGACCCAATGGGCGGAAACATTGAGCTATTCCGGTAAGGCTTTTGGTACGGCTGCCAAGTATGACGCGCTCTATAAGAAGAGCTTCAAAGGTTACAAGAACGTTCCTTATCAAGCAGCACAGGCGTCTGCTGCTGTGTTGGTTTGGAAGGACGCGTTTGAGCGGGCTAACTCCTTTGATCGGGAGAAAATCCGTGTCGCTTTGACGAAAACCGACATGAAAACCTTCTATGGGGGCATCAGGTTCTCGAAGGTTGGTAATAATGTTGCGAAGCCGATGGTTCTTCGTCAGATCCAAAATGGGAAGCTTAATGTTGTTGCGCCGTCTAAGTGGGCATCACACAAAGTTATGCACCCTCGGAAGTAA
- a CDS encoding branched-chain amino acid ABC transporter permease → MLDNLSLLVQAPFLNIQLLMDGMLVGSIFALAAYGLALVWGVMNVKNLAQGDFVMIGGYIAVTCAQSGLHPIFSLPIAIVLMFGFGWITYHLIISRVIHRDMFTSLLATFGLALFLAQVMNLIWGPDVQVAESGMEVGSYFDDNVTVSNIKLVAFLLAGCLAGAIVLFMRNSRMGQAIRATAQDPRAAKVMGIDTEKVYAFTFALNSAICGAAGVLIAMIWVIQPFYGITHSIRAFVIVTAAGLGNLPGVIAMGLGLGAAEQFSGFIFGAELQQATVVGLLIAVLIWRQIEMNRTRQVVQ, encoded by the coding sequence ATGCTTGATAACCTTTCCCTTCTTGTTCAGGCGCCGTTTCTTAACATTCAATTGTTAATGGACGGAATGCTTGTTGGATCCATATTTGCACTTGCGGCGTATGGTCTTGCCTTGGTTTGGGGTGTGATGAACGTCAAAAATCTAGCGCAGGGCGATTTTGTGATGATAGGTGGATATATCGCCGTCACGTGTGCGCAGTCTGGACTCCATCCTATATTTTCTCTGCCGATTGCAATTGTTCTGATGTTCGGTTTCGGATGGATTACCTATCATTTGATCATTAGCCGCGTTATTCACCGCGACATGTTCACGTCGCTCCTGGCGACTTTTGGGCTTGCTTTGTTCTTGGCGCAGGTCATGAACTTGATTTGGGGTCCGGATGTTCAAGTTGCTGAATCGGGAATGGAAGTCGGCAGCTATTTTGACGACAACGTCACAGTCTCTAACATTAAATTAGTGGCATTCCTGTTGGCGGGATGTTTGGCCGGGGCAATTGTTTTGTTCATGCGGAATTCTCGTATGGGACAAGCGATCCGAGCAACGGCACAGGATCCTCGGGCCGCGAAGGTCATGGGCATTGATACTGAAAAAGTTTACGCATTTACCTTTGCTTTGAACTCCGCAATTTGCGGCGCGGCGGGGGTTTTGATCGCGATGATCTGGGTTATTCAGCCGTTTTACGGCATTACCCATTCCATACGGGCCTTCGTAATTGTTACGGCGGCGGGATTGGGTAATTTGCCTGGCGTGATCGCAATGGGACTTGGTTTGGGCGCTGCCGAACAGTTCTCCGGGTTTATATTCGGGGCCGAACTGCAACAGGCGACGGTGGTTGGGCTTCTCATCGCGGTCTTGATCTGGCGTCAAATTGAAATGAATCGTACACGACAGGTTGTCCAATGA
- a CDS encoding branched-chain amino acid ABC transporter permease, with product MTFSKKETLLCLSVLVFGVAGPLLFPNYTFQIAVLWMMVVFAQTWDTLGGQMGYNSLGNIFFFGAGMYICSVIQISLYYDICTYTAHSGAVKVDFTPYQYFSGLAVGLLAAGAFSIVFAIIFGWAMFGLRGPYFAIGTLGVALAAGEVIGAWDCIGGGGGISLPPYPGEPDTRSYFFAILMFILAVITFTFLKWLYSTRFGLAINAIRDDESKAEAMGIQTKLHKMLAWASSAVPLAIAGGIFGNMTGFIEPLEVAFPTVTFGIFMVVMVLLGGKGTLWGPILGAVTFHVVKELTWTYLLGLQWVALGAFIVILVVFFQQGLVGWMQDKWPERFGITVDERMSVEEKEAAS from the coding sequence ATGACTTTTAGTAAAAAAGAGACACTTCTCTGCCTGTCGGTTCTTGTTTTCGGCGTTGCAGGACCACTTCTATTTCCTAACTATACGTTCCAGATTGCCGTCCTTTGGATGATGGTGGTCTTTGCCCAGACGTGGGATACGTTGGGTGGACAAATGGGTTATAACTCGCTGGGGAACATCTTTTTCTTCGGCGCGGGTATGTATATTTGCTCGGTCATACAGATTTCTCTTTACTACGATATTTGTACGTACACGGCCCATTCAGGCGCGGTGAAAGTCGATTTCACGCCCTATCAATATTTTTCGGGACTTGCCGTCGGGCTTCTCGCTGCGGGAGCTTTTTCAATTGTGTTTGCTATAATCTTTGGCTGGGCCATGTTCGGATTGCGGGGGCCTTACTTTGCAATCGGAACCTTAGGTGTTGCGTTGGCCGCAGGCGAAGTTATTGGTGCCTGGGACTGCATCGGCGGTGGCGGCGGAATTTCACTTCCGCCGTATCCCGGTGAGCCGGATACCCGATCTTATTTCTTCGCTATTTTGATGTTCATATTGGCGGTTATTACCTTCACATTTTTGAAGTGGTTGTATTCAACGCGCTTCGGTTTGGCGATCAACGCAATACGCGATGATGAGTCGAAGGCCGAAGCGATGGGTATTCAAACCAAGCTTCACAAAATGTTGGCTTGGGCGTCGTCTGCCGTTCCGCTTGCAATCGCTGGCGGTATTTTTGGCAATATGACGGGCTTTATCGAGCCCCTGGAAGTCGCGTTCCCAACCGTTACCTTTGGTATCTTCATGGTGGTGATGGTGCTGTTGGGCGGCAAGGGGACTCTTTGGGGACCCATCCTTGGTGCCGTTACCTTCCATGTGGTGAAGGAACTGACCTGGACGTATTTGCTAGGCTTACAGTGGGTTGCCTTAGGTGCCTTCATCGTAATCTTAGTTGTCTTCTTCCAACAAGGACTCGTAGGGTGGATGCAAGACAAGTGGCCTGAGAGGTTTGGTATTACGGTGGATGAGCGAATGAGCGTGGAAGAGAAGGAGGCCGCGTCATGA
- a CDS encoding ABC transporter ATP-binding protein, producing the protein MSRTLIEVTGVSKSYGGVVANNDISLSVKEGTITGLIGPNGSGKTTLFNSIVGYHPIDGGSIKFKDQEISELRVPQIARLGMLRTFQQTRIYSAMDCVHNMMISISHRETTFKEMFTKHPPEVREKAEHLLEFVGLYQKRKLISGDLSFGQQKLLEFAMALMNEPEVLLLDEPTAGINPTLINGLIDRLGRAATDFGITLFIIEHNMRVIMNMAEDIYCLAHGELLAQGTPDEIQNNQDVIDAYLGAH; encoded by the coding sequence ATGAGCAGAACACTGATTGAAGTTACAGGCGTATCCAAATCTTATGGCGGGGTTGTCGCGAACAATGACATCAGCCTCTCTGTGAAAGAGGGAACGATTACCGGCTTGATCGGCCCCAATGGTTCCGGCAAGACCACGTTGTTTAACTCCATCGTCGGATATCACCCGATTGATGGTGGGTCTATTAAGTTCAAGGACCAGGAAATCTCTGAATTACGGGTGCCGCAAATTGCCCGGCTCGGCATGCTCAGGACGTTCCAGCAGACGCGAATTTATAGTGCTATGGATTGCGTCCATAACATGATGATTTCAATTTCTCACCGGGAAACAACTTTCAAGGAAATGTTCACCAAGCACCCGCCGGAAGTACGGGAAAAGGCAGAACACTTGTTGGAGTTTGTTGGCCTATATCAGAAGCGGAAACTGATCTCTGGCGATTTATCCTTTGGTCAGCAGAAGCTGCTGGAATTTGCCATGGCACTGATGAATGAGCCGGAAGTTCTGTTATTGGACGAGCCGACGGCTGGCATCAACCCAACCCTGATTAACGGATTGATCGATCGATTGGGCCGGGCCGCAACGGACTTTGGCATTACGCTATTTATTATTGAGCACAACATGCGCGTGATTATGAACATGGCAGAGGATATCTATTGCTTGGCGCATGGTGAGTTGCTGGCACAAGGAACGCCAGATGAAATTCAAAACAACCAAGACGTGATCGACGCATATTTGGGGGCGCACTAA
- a CDS encoding ABC transporter ATP-binding protein, whose amino-acid sequence MADDTAQENGEEKKSFGYHTGDVDTVISVEDVNRQAQEFAEVIDVETIAKLANNDPFVTIEHLRAGYGKMEILHDFNLQVGKGQSLCLIGPNGAGKSTILHSIYGFTNIFAGTISSGQGDSKRDVTALSSNEKLSDAGIAYILQDKSIFPDMTVEENLWMGGFLMETPDKAKEAAEKVFSKYSRLADRRKHVAKVLSGGERRLLEISRALVMSPDVLLVDEPSIGLEPRFIDMVFEILDDLQNNEGKTIIMVEQNAKKGLEFADIGYVLVSGETAIVGSGDELLENPDVGRLFLGG is encoded by the coding sequence ATGGCCGACGATACAGCGCAAGAGAACGGCGAAGAGAAAAAATCGTTCGGGTACCATACCGGTGACGTGGATACGGTGATTTCCGTTGAAGATGTTAACCGACAGGCTCAGGAATTTGCCGAAGTTATTGATGTGGAAACAATTGCCAAGCTGGCAAATAACGACCCCTTCGTCACTATTGAGCACCTTAGAGCTGGCTACGGCAAGATGGAGATCCTTCACGATTTCAATCTGCAAGTTGGCAAGGGGCAGTCGCTCTGCTTGATCGGACCTAATGGCGCCGGAAAATCGACTATTCTGCATTCGATCTATGGGTTCACTAATATTTTTGCCGGTACAATTAGTTCTGGGCAAGGTGACAGCAAGCGCGACGTGACGGCCTTGTCATCGAACGAAAAGCTCAGCGATGCTGGTATTGCGTACATCCTGCAGGACAAGTCGATCTTTCCAGACATGACGGTGGAAGAGAACTTGTGGATGGGGGGCTTCTTGATGGAGACCCCGGATAAGGCCAAGGAAGCGGCGGAAAAAGTATTTTCCAAGTATTCCCGTCTGGCGGATCGCCGGAAGCATGTGGCAAAAGTACTTTCGGGTGGCGAGCGACGCTTGCTTGAAATTTCTCGCGCCTTGGTGATGAGCCCTGACGTGTTATTGGTCGATGAGCCGTCCATTGGTTTGGAGCCTCGGTTTATCGATATGGTCTTCGAAATTTTAGACGACCTACAAAACAACGAGGGCAAGACCATTATTATGGTCGAGCAGAACGCCAAGAAGGGCCTGGAATTCGCCGACATCGGCTATGTTCTGGTGTCTGGTGAGACAGCAATTGTCGGCTCTGGCGACGAGCTTCTGGAAAATCCTGATGTCGGGCGGCTGTTCCTGGGTGGTTGA
- a CDS encoding MFS transporter, giving the protein MSQIFKSPGVIIAAMFIANVGGMTGMVSFPTLVLMFQSAWDLNNTEAGWVSGVYFAGYVIAVPILTGLTDRMDPKKIIIASMILGVFASVAFALWAQGIWTASIWRFLQGASFAGTYMPTLKALSDTLPESKQNRGTAILTSSYAMGASFSFFVTGQLGAVLPWQTAFLLLALGPMLGLFLTFLFLPPSPAPRQSDIPSKLDFVSVFRNKRAFAYMVSYGVHNGESSIMRAWIVAYLVFAQANLAVEEMFLDWSPAVIATVANLLGALATVMMAEMVSKVGRRQIISLIMMTSAVLGVGLGVSLWGPYGISLVLVFVYGAAISADAAAINGGVIARADPAIRGQTMAMHALFAAAAAFVSPVVFGFILDLAGGEQSKEAWTWAFGATAAFIAIGPIGLFILDRPTKKP; this is encoded by the coding sequence ATGAGCCAAATTTTTAAATCCCCAGGTGTCATAATTGCCGCTATGTTCATCGCCAACGTCGGCGGTATGACGGGCATGGTGTCATTTCCAACGCTCGTGCTAATGTTTCAGTCCGCCTGGGACCTCAATAATACCGAAGCCGGTTGGGTCAGCGGGGTTTACTTCGCTGGCTATGTGATTGCTGTCCCCATATTGACCGGCCTCACCGACCGCATGGATCCAAAAAAGATTATCATCGCCAGTATGATCCTGGGTGTCTTCGCATCGGTGGCGTTCGCCTTGTGGGCCCAGGGAATTTGGACAGCGTCAATTTGGCGGTTCTTGCAGGGGGCAAGCTTTGCCGGAACATATATGCCTACGCTTAAGGCTCTCAGTGATACGCTGCCAGAATCAAAGCAAAACCGGGGAACTGCAATTCTCACCTCCAGCTATGCCATGGGGGCAAGTTTTTCATTTTTTGTTACCGGGCAATTAGGCGCCGTATTACCTTGGCAAACGGCGTTCCTGTTATTAGCTCTTGGACCAATGCTTGGATTGTTCCTGACCTTCCTATTTTTGCCCCCAAGCCCGGCACCACGGCAATCCGACATCCCCTCCAAACTGGACTTTGTATCCGTGTTTCGTAACAAGCGCGCATTCGCGTACATGGTTTCATATGGCGTGCACAACGGCGAATCATCGATTATGCGGGCCTGGATCGTCGCTTATTTAGTGTTCGCACAGGCAAACCTCGCCGTCGAAGAAATGTTTCTTGATTGGAGTCCTGCTGTGATTGCTACGGTTGCCAACTTGCTAGGTGCCTTAGCAACCGTGATGATGGCCGAAATGGTATCAAAGGTTGGACGGCGGCAGATAATCTCTCTCATCATGATGACATCCGCCGTGTTGGGTGTTGGCCTAGGTGTCAGTCTTTGGGGCCCGTATGGCATCTCATTGGTGTTAGTATTTGTTTATGGTGCTGCCATTTCGGCGGATGCTGCAGCTATCAACGGCGGCGTTATTGCCCGAGCAGACCCGGCCATCCGCGGACAAACCATGGCCATGCATGCGCTATTCGCCGCAGCGGCGGCATTTGTGTCACCGGTCGTTTTTGGTTTTATCCTGGACTTAGCAGGCGGCGAACAAAGCAAAGAGGCCTGGACATGGGCCTTCGGCGCCACGGCAGCCTTTATTGCCATCGGCCCAATCGGGTTGTTTATCTTGGATCGCCCAACAAAAAAGCCCTAG
- a CDS encoding MFS transporter — translation MGSGIKSPGVIIGAMFVANVGGMTAMVSFPTLVSMFQSAWELNNAQAGWVSGVYFAGYMITVPVLTGLTDRLDPKKIIIASMIGGIISAAAFAHLATGFWSATLWRFVQGVSFAGIYMPLMKALSDTLPESSRSRGAAFISASYATGVSFSYFSTGQLEGIFGWQTAFLMLGLGPLLGVGLTILFLPSNPMSPQREGTFSLDYRAVFSNKRALAYMIAYGVHNGEASIMRAWVVAYFVFAQAGAGALIVNWSPATIATVVTMVGVPLIVVMSELVPKVGRRRLICLSMTASGTLGIVLALSLWGPYWLTFAVVFIYAAALSADSGIINGGIISRSDPAIRGQSMAMHAVFGSGAAFLLPVLFGFVLDIAGGEQSRAAWTWAFGATAVFIAIGPIALITLDREDKG, via the coding sequence ATGGGATCCGGAATAAAATCTCCCGGAGTCATCATTGGCGCCATGTTTGTCGCCAACGTTGGCGGCATGACAGCGATGGTGTCGTTTCCGACCCTGGTGTCGATGTTTCAGTCTGCTTGGGAGCTAAACAACGCGCAAGCGGGTTGGGTCAGTGGTGTTTATTTTGCGGGGTACATGATTACCGTACCCGTGCTTACAGGCCTAACTGATCGCCTTGATCCCAAAAAAATTATTATCGCCAGTATGATCGGCGGCATTATTTCAGCAGCGGCCTTCGCCCATTTGGCCACCGGATTTTGGTCAGCAACGCTATGGCGTTTCGTACAAGGGGTGAGCTTCGCCGGCATCTATATGCCACTGATGAAAGCGCTCAGTGATACGTTACCTGAATCCAGCCGGAGCCGAGGAGCTGCCTTTATCAGCGCCAGTTATGCAACGGGGGTGAGCTTTTCATATTTTTCGACCGGGCAGTTGGAGGGCATATTCGGGTGGCAAACAGCCTTCCTTATGTTGGGGCTGGGCCCCCTGCTCGGGGTTGGCCTAACAATTTTGTTTTTGCCATCTAACCCCATGTCACCTCAACGAGAAGGCACCTTCTCTTTAGACTACCGGGCTGTATTCAGTAATAAGCGCGCGCTCGCCTACATGATCGCCTACGGCGTGCATAATGGCGAAGCGTCAATCATGCGGGCATGGGTTGTGGCCTATTTTGTGTTTGCTCAAGCTGGTGCGGGGGCACTTATTGTTAATTGGAGCCCTGCAACTATTGCCACGGTCGTCACCATGGTCGGCGTCCCGCTGATCGTTGTTATGTCTGAACTGGTCCCGAAGGTGGGGCGACGGCGCTTGATTTGCCTCTCCATGACCGCATCCGGCACATTAGGGATTGTTCTGGCGCTCAGCCTTTGGGGGCCTTACTGGCTCACATTTGCCGTCGTCTTTATCTATGCCGCAGCACTTTCGGCTGATTCAGGGATCATCAACGGTGGCATCATTTCTCGATCAGACCCGGCGATCAGGGGGCAAAGCATGGCCATGCACGCCGTGTTCGGTTCTGGGGCCGCGTTCTTGTTGCCGGTACTGTTTGGATTTGTCCTAGATATCGCGGGCGGCGAACAGAGCAGAGCCGCCTGGACATGGGCATTCGGCGCGACGGCGGTATTTATCGCCATCGGCCCAATTGCCTTAATTACTTTAGATCGTGAAGATAAAGGCTGA